The Setaria italica strain Yugu1 chromosome IX, Setaria_italica_v2.0, whole genome shotgun sequence genome has a window encoding:
- the LOC101779215 gene encoding uncharacterized protein LOC101779215, giving the protein MLTYGVAADATDDYIRIGESTAIESLRRFVSAVVEIFGDEYLRSPNEDDTARLLAIGESRGFPDKDLWILHAFFGMPSSHNDINVLHRSSLFARLAEGQAPKVNYTINNNEYTMGYYLADGIYPSWATIVKSIPEPQGSKKKYFATAQEACRKDVERAFGVLQSRFAIVRGAARFWDQDTIGQIMRACVIMHNMIVENERDEGDDLNYDGVGEKVNISHDETPELEEFIKNYRNIRDKDIHNQLQDDLIEHLWQHHPDLYK; this is encoded by the exons ATGTTAACTTATGGAGTAGCAGCTGATGCTACAGATGATTATATCCGTATTGGTGAGAGTACTGCTATTGAGAGTCTGAGAAGGTTTGTCAGTGCTGTTGTTGAGATTTTTGGAGATGAGTACTTGAGATCACCTAATGAAGATGATACTGCTAGATTACTTGCCATTGGAGAGAGTAGAGGTTTTCCTG ATAAAGATCTTTGGATTTTGCATGCTTTCTTTGGGATGCCTAGTTCCCACAACGACATCAACGTTTTGCACCGGTCTTCTTTATTCGCACGGCTAGCTGAAGGTCAAGCTCCAAAGGTGAATTATACCATTAATAATAATGAATATACAATGGgttattatcttgctgatggcataTATCCCTCGTGGGCTACAATTGTGAAGAGTATACCTGAACCACAAGGTAGcaagaagaaatattttgcaaCTGCCCAAGAAGCTTGTAGGAAGGACGTGGAACGAGCATTTGGGGTTTTACAGTCTCGTTTCGCTATCGTTAGGGGGGCAGCTCGATTTTGGGATCAAGACACCATCGGACAAATCATGAGGGCTTGTGTCATTATGCACAACATGATAGTTGAGAATGAGCGCGATGAGGGAGATGATTTAAATTATGATGGGGTGGGAGAAAAGGTGAATATTTCTCACGATGAAACACCTGAACTTGAGGAGTTTATTAAAAATTACAGGAATATAAGGGACAAAGATATTCACAATCAGCTTCAAGATGACCTCATTGAGCACCTGTGGCAACATCATCCAGACCTCTACAAATGA
- the LOC101769197 gene encoding arogenate dehydratase 3, chloroplastic, translating into MAYTSSLHLPKLLLLPNPRRTRHRPSFVPAAAAKASGVNGHAPPEKPAPNGKAHINGVNGKKGVNGVNGKKGVNGHADRIHLTVSTGGGGQDGTGLRVAFQGAPGAYSEFAAKTALPGCDTVPCRAFADALAAVERGGADRAILPVESTMEGTALRNYDLLLRHDLVVAQEINLFVHYCLLAMPGVRAAEVRRVISHPMALAHCGRALARLGVDREPVEDTAGAVEMLRSNRMLDTAAIASPRAADLYGLDVLAHGLQDESWNVTRFLLLSRPPPPVALPVDADAKTSMVVAHRGGSMMVLLKVLSAFSSRNINLTKLEVINNDGAAAPAAAGAGARPPVMILDTSARGAPTLRAFPHVLYVDCAGAAHDPRVREAIQEIEKFAVFVRVLGCYAADSTVYDLQ; encoded by the coding sequence ATGGCCTACAcctcctccctccacctccccaaGCTCTTGCTCCTCCCCAACCCCCGCCGGACCAGGCACAGGCCCTCcttcgtccccgccgccgcggccaaggCCAGCGGCGTGAACGGGCACGCGCCGCCCGAGAAGCCGGCGCCCAACGGCAAGGCGCACATCAACGGCGTGAACGGCAAGAAGGGCGTGAACGGCGTCAACGGCAAGAAGGGCGTGAACGGCCATGCGGACCGGATCCACCTCACGGTGagcacgggcggcgggggccaggACGGCACCGGGCTCCGCGTGGCGTTCCAGGGCGCGCCGGGCGCGTACAGCGAGTTCGCGGCCAAGACGGCGCTGCCAGGGTGCGACACGGTCCCGTGCCGAGCGTTCGCGGACGCGCTGGCGGCCGTGGAGCGCGGGGGCGCCGACCGCGCCATTCTCCCCGTGGAGTCCACCATGGAGGGCACCGCGCTGCGGAACTACGACCTGCTGCTGCGGCACGACCTGGTGGTGGCGCAGGAGATCAACCTCTTCGTGCACTACTGCCTCCTCGCCATGCCGGgcgtccgcgccgccgaggtCCGCCGCGTCATCAGCCACCCGATGGCGCTCGCGCACTGCGGCCGCGCGCTGGCGCGCCTCGGGGTGGACCGCGAGCCCGTCGAGGACACCGCGGGCGCCGTCGAGATGCTGCGCTCCAACCGGATGCTCGacaccgccgccatcgccagcccgcgcgccgccgacctGTACGGCCTCGACGTGCTCGCGCACGGGCTCCAGGACGAGTCCTGGAACGTCACGCGGTTCCTGCTCCTctccaggccgccgccgcccgtggcgcTCCCCGTGGACGCCGACGCCAAGACCAGCATGGTGGTCGCGCACCGGGGCGGCTCCATGATGGTGCTGCTCAAGGTGCTCTCCGCCTTCTCCTCCCGCAACATCAACCTCACCAAGCTGGAGGTCATCAAcaacgacggcgccgccgcccccgccgccgccggtgcgggTGCCCGCCCGCCGGTGATGATCCTGGACACGAGCGCCCGGGGCGCGCCGACGCTGCGCGCGTTCCCGCACGTCCTCTACGTGGACTGCGCGGGCGCCGCCCACGACCCGCGCGTCCGCGAGGCCATCCAGGAGATCGAGAAGTTCGCCGTGTTCGTGCGCGTGCTCGGCTGCTACGCCGCCGATTCCACCGTCTACGACCTGCAAtga
- the LOC101768786 gene encoding ethylene-responsive transcription factor ERF026 produces MEQRRLEEQRACGRRARAETRHPVYRGVRLRAGKWVSEIRELRKPSRIWLGTYPTPEMAAAAYDAAALALRGAGTALNFPDAARSRPAPASASAEDVRAAAAAAAAAMDGRRHHHHELRGDSGDAMAAGGVVDEDDLFEMPRLMMSMAEGLMMSPPALGPAAAPMMEADEEGVSLWDHS; encoded by the coding sequence ATGGAGCAGCGGAGGCTGGAGGAGCAGAGGGCctgcgggcggcgcgcgcgggcggagACGCGGCACCCGGTGTACCGCGGGGTGCGGCTCCGGGCGGGGAAGTGGGTGTCGGAGATCCGCGAGCTGCGGAAGCCCAGCAGGATCTGGCTGGGCACGTACCCGACGCCCGAGATGGCCGCCGCGGCCTACGACGCCGCCGCATTGGCGCTGCGGGGCGCCGGCACGGCGCTCAACTTCCCCGACGCCGCGCGCTCACGCCCGGCGCCGGCATCCGCCTCCGCCGAGGACGTCCGGGccgcggctgccgcggccgcggcggcgatggacggccgtcgtcatcatcatcacgaGCTCCGCGGCGACAGCGGCGAcgccatggcggcgggcggcgtcgtgGACGAGGACGACCTGTTCGAGATGCCGCGGCTGATGATGAGCATGGCGGAGGGGCTGATGATGAGCCCGCCCGCGCTCggccctgcggcggcgccgaTGATGGAAGCCGACGAGGAAGGCGTCAGCCTGTGGGATCACTCCTGA